The stretch of DNA CTTGCTCTCCCTCACCCCTATCACCGAGGACGGATCAGCCTGATCCACCATCAGGTGGGATCATTGATCTCAGGAAAACGATGTCTCGCCGCATCAAAATTGGCCGATGCACCGGCCCCTTTTAGCAACCGAACCCGATGATGTTCATGGGGGATCGAGTGGCTCGAATGACACGGCATCAGAAGACTCCTAGCAGGGGGCGAGCATGAACGAGATCGTCCTCATCGCGCTGCGCAGGCCATACACCTTCGTGGTCATGTCCATCCTGATCGTACTGTTGGGCACCAAGACGGTGCTCCATATGCCGACCGACATCTTTCCGAATATCACGATTCCTGTCACCTCCGTAGTCTGGATCTACAGCGGCCTGCTGCCGCAGCAGGTGGAAGGGCGCATCACCTATCTGTTCGAACGTTTTTTGACCTCGACGGTGGAAGGCATCAAGTACATCCACAGCCACTCCTACTTCGGCAGCAGCATCACCAATATTTTTCTGCAGGACGGAGTCGACGTGGGCAGGGCCGAAGCGGATATCGTGGGGATCGCGCAGAACGTCGTCAAGGCGCTGCCACCCGACATCTCGCCGCCCATGGTCATGCGCCTCGCCCCCTCGTCCATCCCGGTGGCCATGCTCCAAATCAGCTCCGACCGCATGACGCCCGCGGAGCTCTATAACCTCGTCTACATGCGCATCCGTCCCCTGCTGGTGACCGTACCGGGAATCGTGCTGCCGCACCCCTACGGCGGCCAGGACATGCAGGTCATGGTCAACCTCGACCAGCAAAAATTGCTCGCCCGGCAACTCACTCCGGCGGACATTCACGATGCCCTCATGAAGCAATACCTCGTGCTGCCGGCCGGCGACATCAAAATCAAGTCGACGGACTGGATCGTCATGACCAACGCGTCGCCGCTGAAGATCGATCATTTCAACGATATCCCGATCAAACGGGAAGGCAACGCCTTCGTCTATCTGCGCGACGTCGCCACGGTGCAGCTCATGGGCCGGGTGCAACAAAACGCAGTGCTGGTGAAGGGCAAACAGACCGTCATCCTCGTCGCGATGAAAAGCACCGAGGCCTCGACCCTCGACGTGGTCGATGGGATCAAAAAGATGATCCCGCGCGCCGAGCAAATTTCTCCGGAAGGTGTCGAAATCACGCTGCTCGACGATGCCTCGACCTTTGTGAAGGATTCGATCTCCGACGTGCTGCACGAAATGCTGATGGCCGGTGCCCTGGTCGGTCTCATCGTGCTCCTGCTGCTCGGCTCCTGGCGGGCCACGGTCATCGTCTGGACCTCGATCCCGCTGTCCATCCTGACCGCCATCATCGGCCTGCATCTCCTCGAAGAGACCGTCAATGTGATGACCTTGGGCGGGCTCGCGCTGGCCGTCGGTATTCTGGTCGACGATGCGACCGTGATGATCGAAAATATCGATCGCCATATCGAAATGGGGAAGCCGCTCGAACAGGCCATCATCGATGCCGCCAATCAGATCGTCGTTCCGACGCTCGTCGCGACTCTCTGTATTGCGATCGTCTGGCTTCCGCTCTTCGAACTCGGCGGCGTCGCAGGCTACCTGTTTAAACCCATGGCGGAGGCGATCATCATCGCGATGCTCGCCTCCTTCATCCTCTCGCGCACACTGGTGCCGACCATGGCGAAATATATGATGAAGAGTCACCATGTCGCGACCGCATGATCCGACGAGTCAGACGGATGTGGCGCCATCACGGAACCCGTTCGTTCGCTTCCAGCAGGGATTCGAACGCGGCTTCAACCGGTTCCGCGAGCGTTATGGCCTGCTGCTCGAGCAGGCCATCGCCCATCGCCGTAGCTTCGTGACCATCTCCCTGGCCATCGCACTGGCCTCGCTGTCGCTCTTCTTCTTTCTCGGGCGCGATTATTTTCCCGAGATCAGGTCGGGGATCATTACGATGCATATGCGGGCGCCGCTCGGCACGCGCATCGAAGTCTCAGGACGCATTGCCACGCTTGTCTCCGACAGCATTCATGAGTTACTGCCGGGCCAGGTCGAAAATGTCGTCAGCAATTGCGGTTTGCCGGTCGGGCCGCACAACCTTGCGTTCATTCCGACGCCGACGATCGGTTCTCAGGATTGTGACCTGACGATCCTCTTGAAGAATGAAAAGTCGCCGGTATGGGATTACCGCCGCACCCTTCGCAAGGGATTACGGGAACGTTATCCGGGAACCGAATTCACGTTTCAGCCGTCTGATCTGACCGCCAAAATTCTCAACTTCGGCGCACCGGCACCGATCGATGTACAAATCAACGGGCCGGACGTCTACCCCAACTACGAATACGCCCGCAAATTAGTGGGCAAGTTTCGCGAGATCCCCGGCGCCACCGACGTGGTGATCCAGCAAACGATGCGCACACCGACCCTCATGGTCGAAGGCAACCGCACGTTCGGACTGGGCGTCAACAGAACCCTGAAGACGATGGCCGACAATCTGCTCATGACCACCGCCGGGAGCCAACAGGTCGACCAGATCTATTGGCTCGATCCCAGTACCGGCATGTCGTATCTGATCAACGTCTATACGCCGCAGGCACAGATCAACAGCGTCAATAGTCTCAAAACCATCCCGGTCGAGTCCTCCGGCGACTCTTCGAGCGGCCAGTCAGTCCAGCTCCTCGGTAATTTAGCCAACCTTTCAGCGGAGGGCACGCCGGGGGTCGTCACGCACGGGAACATCATGCCGCTCTTCAACATCTATGTCTCCGCCGAAGGGCGCGATCTCGGCGGAGTGCTGGCAGATGTCGAACAGGTAGCCAAACGCATGGAAGACGAGTTACCCCGCGGCGCGGCGCTCGAAATCCATGGCCAGGCCTCACTCATGCACGACGCCTACTTCGAGTTGATCTTCGGACTCCTTGTCGCAATCGCGCTGGTCTATCTGCTGATCGTCGTCAACTTCCAATCCTGGCTGGATCCCTTCATCATCATTACGGCATTGCCCGGCGCACTGGCAGGCATCGCGTGGGCTTTGTTCCTCACCCATACGCGACTATCGGAACCCGCGCTGACGGGCGCCATCATGACCATGGGCACGGCGACCGCCAACTCGATTCTTGTCGTCTCCTACGCCCGTGAACGGCTCGAAGAGCACGGCGACGCGTTGCGAGCCGCGATCGAAGCCGGCACCACGCGCTTCCGTCCTGTGCTCATGACCGCTTCAGCTATGATCATCGGAATGGTCCCCATGGCGACGGGGTATTCTGCGAATGCGCCACTGGGTCGCGCCGTCATCGGCGGCCTGCTCGTTGCCACCCTCTTCACCCTACTGTTCGTGCCCTGCATCTACGCGATGATCTATAGCCGGCGCATGCCCCGGCAAGAGGAGCACACTGCATGAGCCACTTATTCGCTGGGAAAAGCCTGGCACTCTCAACTGCGCTGTTGTGCGCGTGTTATCTCGGCTATCGAATATACGAATCCAAAAGCAACGCCGTAGTCTTGGCCGAGCAAACGCTCGAAGACGCGGTCCCCACGGTGGCCGTCGTGAATCCCAAGCCGGGGGCCTCAAGCGAGTCGATTACACTCCCCGGCAATATTGTCGGTTGGTACGAAGCACCGATGTACGCACGCGTCACCGGCTACGTAAAGATGTGGTACAAGGACTACGGCGATCGGGTCAAGAAAGGCGACATCCTCGCTGAAATCAATGCGCCGGATCTGGACGCCGAATATGCGCAGGCCAAAGCGGATCTGGACACCGAGCGCGCCAGGTACCGACTCGCCGAAGTCACCGCCCAACGGTGGGTGGCACTACGCCCCAATCACGCCGTCTCCGAGCAGTCGATCACGGTGCAGGAACAAAACCTGAAAGCCGAAGCGGCGAAGGTCAGGGCCGCGGAGCAAAAGGTTCGGAACATCGATGCGTTCATTCGCTTCAAAAACATCATCGCCCCGTTTGACGGCGTGGTCACTCAGCGCAACATCAATGTCGGGGACCTGGTCAGCAAGGAAGGCAACCTCAATACTCCAAAAGCCATCACCAATCTTTTTACGGTGGCCGACGTCCATATGCTGCGCCTCTTCGTCAGCGTACCGGAATCGTTCGGGCCGTTTCTCCAGCCCGGCCTCACGGCCACTGTGACCGTTCCGCAACTGCCGAATCGTCATTTCACCGCCAAGTTTCTGACCGTCGCCCGCGGATTCGATGTGGGCACACGTACGGCCGTGACCGTCTTCACCATTGAAAATGAGGACCGCGCGCTCTGGCCGGGCTCGTATGCTCAGGTGCATCTCACGGCACCGGTCGACAGACAAGTCTTCACGATTCCCTCCACCGCGTTGGTGTTCCAAGAGCACGGCACGCAAGTGGCCGTGGTGACGGAGGACAACCGCGTGCGCTTACACCCCATCACGGTGAGCCGACTCCTCGACAGCTCCGTCGAAGTGGCAGAAGGGATTTCGGCGAGTGACCGTATCGTGAATAATCCGAGCGCCGCATTGCTCGACAACGATAAGGTGCGCGTCGTGACACCGGCGTCCGGTTATGATCTCCTCAGCG from Nitrospira sp. encodes:
- a CDS encoding efflux RND transporter permease subunit — translated: MNEIVLIALRRPYTFVVMSILIVLLGTKTVLHMPTDIFPNITIPVTSVVWIYSGLLPQQVEGRITYLFERFLTSTVEGIKYIHSHSYFGSSITNIFLQDGVDVGRAEADIVGIAQNVVKALPPDISPPMVMRLAPSSIPVAMLQISSDRMTPAELYNLVYMRIRPLLVTVPGIVLPHPYGGQDMQVMVNLDQQKLLARQLTPADIHDALMKQYLVLPAGDIKIKSTDWIVMTNASPLKIDHFNDIPIKREGNAFVYLRDVATVQLMGRVQQNAVLVKGKQTVILVAMKSTEASTLDVVDGIKKMIPRAEQISPEGVEITLLDDASTFVKDSISDVLHEMLMAGALVGLIVLLLLGSWRATVIVWTSIPLSILTAIIGLHLLEETVNVMTLGGLALAVGILVDDATVMIENIDRHIEMGKPLEQAIIDAANQIVVPTLVATLCIAIVWLPLFELGGVAGYLFKPMAEAIIIAMLASFILSRTLVPTMAKYMMKSHHVATA
- a CDS encoding efflux RND transporter permease subunit, whose product is MSRPHDPTSQTDVAPSRNPFVRFQQGFERGFNRFRERYGLLLEQAIAHRRSFVTISLAIALASLSLFFFLGRDYFPEIRSGIITMHMRAPLGTRIEVSGRIATLVSDSIHELLPGQVENVVSNCGLPVGPHNLAFIPTPTIGSQDCDLTILLKNEKSPVWDYRRTLRKGLRERYPGTEFTFQPSDLTAKILNFGAPAPIDVQINGPDVYPNYEYARKLVGKFREIPGATDVVIQQTMRTPTLMVEGNRTFGLGVNRTLKTMADNLLMTTAGSQQVDQIYWLDPSTGMSYLINVYTPQAQINSVNSLKTIPVESSGDSSSGQSVQLLGNLANLSAEGTPGVVTHGNIMPLFNIYVSAEGRDLGGVLADVEQVAKRMEDELPRGAALEIHGQASLMHDAYFELIFGLLVAIALVYLLIVVNFQSWLDPFIIITALPGALAGIAWALFLTHTRLSEPALTGAIMTMGTATANSILVVSYARERLEEHGDALRAAIEAGTTRFRPVLMTASAMIIGMVPMATGYSANAPLGRAVIGGLLVATLFTLLFVPCIYAMIYSRRMPRQEEHTA
- a CDS encoding efflux RND transporter periplasmic adaptor subunit; the protein is MSHLFAGKSLALSTALLCACYLGYRIYESKSNAVVLAEQTLEDAVPTVAVVNPKPGASSESITLPGNIVGWYEAPMYARVTGYVKMWYKDYGDRVKKGDILAEINAPDLDAEYAQAKADLDTERARYRLAEVTAQRWVALRPNHAVSEQSITVQEQNLKAEAAKVRAAEQKVRNIDAFIRFKNIIAPFDGVVTQRNINVGDLVSKEGNLNTPKAITNLFTVADVHMLRLFVSVPESFGPFLQPGLTATVTVPQLPNRHFTAKFLTVARGFDVGTRTAVTVFTIENEDRALWPGSYAQVHLTAPVDRQVFTIPSTALVFQEHGTQVAVVTEDNRVRLHPITVSRLLDSSVEVAEGISASDRIVNNPSAALLDNDKVRVVTPASGYDLLSAEGPDSITTPEAQAPTATADPGSQVAPTPTAHSPQ